From the genome of Candidatus Goldiibacteriota bacterium HGW-Goldbacteria-1, one region includes:
- the tmk gene encoding dTMP kinase, whose translation MKQQETGEFMKGKLIVFEGPEGCGKSTQAEMVFDYLQNNDVKTVLLREPGGNAISEKIRSIILDPAHKAMTKKTELLLYIASRAQIIEEKLKPLLDGGTTVLLDRFSLSTLVYQGYARGLDKKQIKMLNDYVAKGVKVFMTVVFDVSAAEAKKRMSKREKHDRLDAEAAAFHKKVRAGYLAEAAKNKNIYLIKTDGKSKEKIFDETIKLLCKKRAY comes from the coding sequence ATGAAACAACAGGAAACAGGAGAGTTTATGAAAGGGAAGCTTATAGTTTTTGAAGGGCCGGAAGGGTGCGGAAAGTCCACCCAGGCAGAGATGGTTTTTGATTATTTACAGAATAATGATGTCAAAACTGTGCTGTTAAGAGAGCCGGGCGGCAACGCGATATCGGAAAAAATACGCTCCATAATTCTTGACCCTGCCCATAAGGCAATGACCAAAAAAACAGAACTTCTGCTGTACATAGCCAGCAGGGCGCAGATAATAGAGGAAAAATTAAAACCGTTATTAGACGGCGGAACTACTGTATTACTTGACCGTTTCAGCCTTTCCACGCTTGTATATCAGGGTTATGCCCGCGGGCTGGATAAAAAGCAGATAAAAATGCTTAATGATTATGTGGCTAAAGGAGTAAAGGTATTTATGACTGTGGTTTTTGATGTGTCAGCGGCAGAGGCAAAAAAAAGGATGAGCAAAAGGGAAAAACACGACAGGTTAGACGCTGAAGCGGCGGCGTTTCATAAAAAAGTAAGGGCGGGCTATCTGGCAGAAGCCGCAAAAAATAAAAACATTTATCTTATAAAGACAGACGGCAAGTCAAAAGAAAAAATATTTGATGAAACCATTAAATTGCTCTGCAAAAAGAGGGCTTATTAA
- a CDS encoding ribulose 1,5-bisphosphate carboxylase, with amino-acid sequence MSRILAKYYIETPDDAGKTASLMAKMQSTGTWKDLDGEAALAARFGAKVESVNITGNKDSYSLPTRYPAGRKVTSAEVIISYPWENFGPKISMLLTTVAGEIFDMYELTAVKLIDIEMPDDFVNLFPGPQFGIEGSRKISGAFGRPLFGAITKPCVGLTTKQQAELAYQAASAGADFIKDDELLADAPYNRIADRAKAVGIAMKKSFRETGKCTMYAVNITDDPDKTMKFHDIVRKGGAGALMFNSFTGGFNNLCVLARHTKLPIHLHRDFAAASLRSSYIGISPVVYVKLARMCGADQIQCGGLGGYLYESDEEMLQSMRACTAPMAGLKPALPVSSGGMWAGKLADNLKKIGNNDFMFLCGGGVFGHPDGGYAGMRSLFEAWDEYNGRPEGNNLKAAKKAFETGK; translated from the coding sequence ATGAGCCGTATTTTAGCAAAGTATTACATTGAAACACCTGATGATGCGGGTAAAACAGCATCTTTAATGGCCAAAATGCAGTCCACAGGCACGTGGAAAGATTTAGACGGGGAAGCGGCTCTGGCAGCCAGGTTTGGGGCAAAAGTTGAAAGCGTTAATATTACAGGTAATAAAGACAGTTATTCATTGCCGACAAGATATCCTGCCGGCAGGAAAGTTACATCTGCGGAAGTTATTATTTCTTATCCGTGGGAGAATTTTGGGCCTAAAATTTCCATGCTGTTGACCACAGTGGCGGGCGAGATATTTGACATGTATGAACTGACAGCCGTAAAACTTATTGATATTGAAATGCCTGATGATTTTGTAAATCTTTTTCCGGGGCCGCAGTTTGGAATAGAAGGCTCGCGTAAAATATCCGGCGCTTTTGGCAGGCCTCTGTTTGGGGCAATTACAAAACCGTGCGTAGGGCTTACGACGAAGCAGCAGGCGGAGCTGGCTTATCAGGCGGCAAGCGCCGGCGCGGATTTTATTAAAGATGATGAATTATTGGCTGACGCCCCATATAACAGGATTGCAGACAGGGCTAAAGCGGTAGGTATTGCCATGAAGAAATCTTTTAGGGAGACAGGCAAGTGCACCATGTACGCGGTTAACATAACCGATGACCCTGATAAAACGATGAAGTTCCACGATATAGTCAGAAAAGGCGGAGCAGGGGCTTTAATGTTTAATTCGTTTACCGGCGGGTTTAATAATCTCTGCGTGCTTGCAAGGCATACCAAACTTCCCATACACCTGCACAGGGATTTTGCCGCGGCATCACTGCGCAGTTCTTATATCGGCATTTCGCCGGTTGTATATGTAAAGCTTGCCAGAATGTGCGGAGCCGACCAGATACAGTGCGGCGGCCTTGGCGGATATTTATATGAGAGCGATGAAGAAATGTTGCAGTCCATGCGGGCGTGTACCGCGCCCATGGCAGGGCTAAAACCCGCGCTTCCTGTATCGTCCGGCGGCATGTGGGCGGGCAAACTGGCGGATAACTTAAAGAAAATAGGGAATAATGATTTCATGTTTCTGTGCGGCGGCGGCGTATTTGGCCACCCGGACGGCGGCTACGCGGGAATGCGATCGCTTTTTGAAGCGTGGGATGAATATAACGGCAGGCCGGAAGGAAATAATCTTAAAGCGGCAAAAAAAGCTTTTGAAACAGGTAAATAA